The stretch of DNA CATCATCCAATCCAAATGATTTCATATTCTGCTCTGGGATTTCTCTCATTCCAATATGCCGAAATAAAAATTCATTTGCAAACTCACGGGCACACATGCCTGTTGTACGTGTGATAATAGCTGAAAGGAGATGAACCCCAACACTGCTATACTGGAATCTTCCAAGCTGTCCCTTTTCTCCTAACAGGTTAAGGATATACATTACCCAGTCACGTTGCCTTCGTAGTCTGTTCAGGGGTTCGTATCCCATTGATCCTGTTGTTTTCCATGCTAACGGGGCTGTCATAGTGAGAAGGTGTCTTATGGTTAGTATGCGTTTTTGTATATCATCTTCACCTTGAATATATTCAGGAAAAAAATCCAATATTTTCTGATCTATGCTTTTAATGTATTCTGAGTCTATAGCAATACCGATTAGGGCAGAGATGATACTTTTAGTAACAGAAGCGATATTATGTGTATCATATGGATTATAGCCGTTATAATATCTTTCAAAGGCAATATACCCCTTCCTCATTACTACTATGCCATTAATATTTTTATACTGAGTTCTTATAGTGTATTCAATATCTTGATATTTTTTCGGATCCATATCTAGGAATGCCGGCTCTGCAGTCTGCCACTCCAGGGTAGGCCAGTAGTCTCTTTTTATTCCTGGTTCATTATTATTTAAGATTTAAATACCTCCCTATAATAGATTTTGAATTTGTTTTCAGTGACTGAGGCATGCCCTCAGCAATAATCCTACCTCCTTCTGTTCCTCCCCCAGGACCTAGTTCAACAATCCAGTCACAGACAGATAAGACTACTGGGTCATGCTCAATAACAATTACAGAATTTCCCTTTGCTACAAGTTCGTCTAATAGTAGTATAAGCTTGGTAGTGTCATATAGACTAAGACCTGTTGTAGGTTCATCCAGCACATAAAGTATATTACCTCGCCGTCGTCTGCCGATCTCTTTAGCGAGTTTGATCCTTTGCGCTTCGCCTCCGCTAAGGGTAGGAGCAGGTTGACCTAGTTCTATGTATTCCATGCCTATACGTTCCAATACGAATAATGTTGAGATAATTCCCTGGTTATCTTCAAAAAATGTAATAGCTTCTGATACATGCATTTCAAGGATTTGGGAGATGTTTTTATCTTTGTATCGAATTGATAAAGCTTCATCATTATACCTCTTCCCATGACATTTCCTACATGTATTGTATATATTTAAATTACCACCCAACCATATCCTTTCACGACCGCTACCACCACACACAGAACAGGCGCCTTTAGAGTTGAATGAAAAATGACCTGATGATAATTGCTTGCAAATAGCTTCCGGTTGTCTGGCAAACAGTTTGCGTATTTTATCCCAGATGCCAATATAGGATACAGGATTGGAGTTCATATGTCTGCCAATAGGGGCTTGTGATACTTCCGCGTATCCTGTTATATGCTCCAATCCCTCCATTTTGTCCGCTACTGTCTCAATCGGTGCTGATTCAGCAACATCATCAATTTCGGTTTCATCAATCTTTGTTTCGCCATTCGACCTCTGATTACGAAAGTATTCTTTAAGTAGGGGAACTAGGGTATTGGATATTAGCGAACTCTTCCCGCTTCCGGACACACCTGCAATTCCTACAAGCGCACCTAATGGGATTGATACAGTCACATTCTTAAGATTATTCGTTTTGCCATTGCGGATAGTCAAGCATGGCCTTGCCTTATCAAACGCAATTTTGTTATGTGTTTGCTTATCAATTTTGATATTTTGAGTAATAGTTCTATTTGGCATTGCGGCTTTTCCTGATAAATAATTGCCTGTTATAGATTCATCGCATTGAAGCAATCCAGCCAAATCACCCTGATAAACCACCAGGCCACCTCTTATGCCAGCTCCTGGTCCTATATCAATTATATGTTCCGCCATTTTTATTGTATTCCTGTCATGCTCTACAACAATAACTGTGTTACCCAATTCCTTAAGGGCATTTATCGATTGTAAGAGTTCGGCCTTCTCAGATTCATGCAGTCCTATCGTTGGTTCGTCCAATATATATATCAGGGAATCCATCTTTGATTCAAGATGAGAATTGAGAAAGAGCCGCTGTATTTCTCCACCACTTAGCGTTGGTATCTCTCTGTAAAGGGAAAGATGCCCCAGCCGGATCTTTGTCAAATGACAGATTTTATGCCGTATTTCTTTAAGCAGGTTTATTCCGAATGGCTTTAATGTCTTCTGCTTTAATAAGACTTCAACAAAATCCTGTGTCTCAGCAATCGTCATCTTCCCTATCTCTCCAATATGCCTGCCATTTAAATGCACTCTGCGCGCTTCTTCTCCAATCCGGAATCCTTGGCACTCTGCGCATAGAGATATTGTGTATAGACCCTTTAAATCTTCACCCTTGGAAAGACGAGCTTGGAAAAATCTTGTTAGGCAAAAGCTGCGTTTTTGATAGTTACTATTTACATGATGGCCGTAGAGTATTTCTTCCTTCACTTCATCGGGGATTTGTATGAATTGCATTTTCATATATTTCCAAAATTTCCTGTATAGCAGCTTCTCATAACCGGGTGATAGTCCAACTCTATCAAAAATCTGTTGAAGGGTCGTGCTATTATTCGGAACCAGTTTTTTTATATTAATATCATAGTACGCTCCACGTCCGGAGCACCTCATACACATTCCATTTGCAGAATTATATGAAAAATAATTAGATTCAAGACGTTCTTCCGAATTCCCACATTTCTCACAGTTCAAGTCATCGTCAACAGGCGTTGCGCATGAGGAACAGGAGATTTGCCCTTCCCCCGCATAGAGTACTGCAAGCATATTTAGTAAATTGGTCCTCGAACCTACGGTTGAACGTGGATTGCTTTGACGGATAATACTCTGCTGCACTGCTATTGCAGGGCTTATGCCTGATAGGTTATCGAACTTGTCCTCGTTATCAATTCCTGAAAACATACCTAAGGATTGCAGGTATTGCCTGCGTCCTTCCTCGAAAATGATATCGAACACTAAGCTGGATTTGCCAGATCCACTAACACCTGTTACTATGACTAATTTGTTTTTAGGGATGGAGATATTAATTCCC from Spirochaetota bacterium encodes:
- a CDS encoding serine hydrolase, whose translation is MKRDYWPTLEWQTAEPAFLDMDPKKYQDIEYTIRTQYKNINGIVVMRKGYIAFERYYNGYNPYDTHNIASVTKSIISALIGIAIDSEYIKSIDQKILDFFPEYIQGEDDIQKRILTIRHLLTMTAPLAWKTTGSMGYEPLNRLRRQRDWVMYILNLLGEKGQLGRFQYSSVGVHLLSAIITRTTGMCAREFANEFLFRHIGMREIPEQNMKSFGLDDVFGKDVTGWINDPDGNNTGGWGLTLTPRDMTRFGFLYLNRGIWDNKQIISQKWIDESTAMNSNKYGYLWWLKGEGSTSAYTAVGSGGNLISCIPEKDLVVAIVSKIVPKPRDIEPLIEKYIISSLVD
- a CDS encoding excinuclease ABC subunit UvrA, with product MKNITITGARIHNLKGINISIPKNKLVIVTGVSGSGKSSLVFDIIFEEGRRQYLQSLGMFSGIDNEDKFDNLSGISPAIAVQQSIIRQSNPRSTVGSRTNLLNMLAVLYAGEGQISCSSCATPVDDDLNCEKCGNSEERLESNYFSYNSANGMCMRCSGRGAYYDINIKKLVPNNSTTLQQIFDRVGLSPGYEKLLYRKFWKYMKMQFIQIPDEVKEEILYGHHVNSNYQKRSFCLTRFFQARLSKGEDLKGLYTISLCAECQGFRIGEEARRVHLNGRHIGEIGKMTIAETQDFVEVLLKQKTLKPFGINLLKEIRHKICHLTKIRLGHLSLYREIPTLSGGEIQRLFLNSHLESKMDSLIYILDEPTIGLHESEKAELLQSINALKELGNTVIVVEHDRNTIKMAEHIIDIGPGAGIRGGLVVYQGDLAGLLQCDESITGNYLSGKAAMPNRTITQNIKIDKQTHNKIAFDKARPCLTIRNGKTNNLKNVTVSIPLGALVGIAGVSGSGKSSLISNTLVPLLKEYFRNQRSNGETKIDETEIDDVAESAPIETVADKMEGLEHITGYAEVSQAPIGRHMNSNPVSYIGIWDKIRKLFARQPEAICKQLSSGHFSFNSKGACSVCGGSGRERIWLGGNLNIYNTCRKCHGKRYNDEALSIRYKDKNISQILEMHVSEAITFFEDNQGIISTLFVLERIGMEYIELGQPAPTLSGGEAQRIKLAKEIGRRRRGNILYVLDEPTTGLSLYDTTKLILLLDELVAKGNSVIVIEHDPVVLSVCDWIVELGPGGGTEGGRIIAEGMPQSLKTNSKSIIGRYLNLK